From Coffea arabica cultivar ET-39 chromosome 2e, Coffea Arabica ET-39 HiFi, whole genome shotgun sequence, the proteins below share one genomic window:
- the LOC113732508 gene encoding peroxidase 12 — translation MALVSTNSLTSLLFITSSLLLLLGSFHGTKAQSTPPIVNGLSWTFYDSSCPKLESIVRKRLQKVFKDDVGQAAGLLRLHFHDCFVQGCDGSVLLDGSAGKPSEQQAIPNLTLRLESFKIINDLRSRVQKECGTVVSCSDITALAARDAVYLTGGPEYDVPLGRRDGLNFATANATIANLIPPFANASTILTSLATKNFDATDAVALSGAHTIGRGHCTSFTARLYPNQDTTMDKTFANNLKGVCPTKDSNNTTIMDIRSPNKFDNKYYVDLMNRQGLFTSDQDLYTDGRTRGIVTSFAVNQSLFFEKFVDAMIKMGQLNVLTGTRGEIRANCSVRNSDNSFLSTGVEMGQIGLAQS, via the exons ATGGCTTTAGTTAGCACCAATTCTTTGACCTCTCTTCTTTTTATCACCTCATCTTTACTTTTGCTTCTTGGCAGTTTTCATGGTACAAAAGCTCAAAGCACCCCACCGATAGTGAATGGACTTTCATGGACTTTCTATGATTCCAGCTGCCCCAAGCTGGAATCTATAGTCAGAAAGCGCCTCCAGAAGGTATTCAAAGACGATGTTGGCCAAGCTGCTGGCTTGCTTCGCCTCCATTTCCATGACTGCTTTGTCCAG GGTTGTGATGGTTCAGTGTTGCTGGATGGATCGGCAGGTAAGCCGAGTGAACAGCAAGCGATTCCAAACTTGACCTTGAGACTTGAGtcattcaaaatcatcaatgaCCTTCGTAGTCGAGTGCAGAAAGAGTGTGGTACGGTGGTATCCTGTTCTGATATAACAGCTCTAGCTGCCCGGGACGCTGTTTACCTG ACTGGTGGCCCTGAGTATGATGTTCCATTAGGAAGAAGGGACGGACTCAACTTTGCTACAGCAAATGCAACCATAGCTAATCTTATTCCACCCTTTGCTAATGCAAGTACCATCCTAACATCTCTTGCAACCAAAAATTTTGATGCAACTGATGCTGTGGCTCTTTCTGGTGCACACACGATCGGAAGGGGCCATTGCACTTCCTTCACTGCTAGGCTATATCCAAATCAAGATACAACAATGGACAAAACCTTTGCTAACAACCTTAAAGGGGTTTGTCCCACCAAAGATTCAAATAACACAACTATTATGGACATTAGAAGTCCAAACAAGTTTGATAATAAGTACTATGTTGATCTTATGAACCGTCAAGGTCTCTTCACATCGGACCAGGACTTGTACACTGATGGTAGGACGAGAGGAATTGTTACGAGTTTTGCAGTTAATCAGTCACTCTTTTTTGAGAAGTTTGTGGATGCAATGATAAAGATGGGGCAGCTGAACGTATTGACTGGGACTCGAGGTGAAATTCGAGCAAATTGCTCTGTTAGGAATTCAGATAACTCATTCCTGTCTACCGGGGTTGAAATGGGACAAATAGGCTTGGCACAATCTTAA